The following are from one region of the Rhizobacter sp. AJA081-3 genome:
- the dhaK gene encoding dihydroxyacetone kinase subunit DhaK produces the protein MKKLINDVETVLAESLDGFAAAHADIVTLGAERQFVRRRNVKPGKVALISGGGSGHEPLHAGFVGLGMLDAACPGQVFTSPTPDQMLAAAQSVEAGAGVLFIVKNYSGDMMNFEMAAEMLDRENATVIVNDDVAVENSTYTTGRRGVAGTLIVEKIVGAAAERGLKLAELKALGDAVNKSTASMGVALTSCTVPAAGKPTFQIGIDEMEMGVGIHGEPGRRRVKHTTADEIAEELTGSILKDLALKPGQEVILLVNGFGGTPLLELYVMVHAARKVLAGAGVKVARFLTGSYVTSLEMAGCSITVSAADSATLALWDAPVHTAALRWGV, from the coding sequence ATGAAGAAGCTCATCAACGACGTCGAGACCGTGCTGGCCGAGAGCCTGGATGGTTTCGCCGCGGCGCATGCCGACATCGTCACGCTCGGCGCCGAGCGGCAGTTCGTGCGCCGACGCAACGTGAAGCCCGGCAAGGTGGCACTGATCTCCGGCGGCGGCTCCGGCCACGAACCGCTGCACGCCGGCTTCGTCGGCCTGGGCATGCTCGATGCGGCCTGCCCCGGCCAGGTGTTCACCTCGCCCACGCCCGACCAGATGCTGGCCGCGGCGCAGTCGGTCGAGGCCGGCGCCGGCGTGCTGTTCATCGTCAAGAACTACTCCGGCGACATGATGAACTTCGAGATGGCCGCCGAGATGCTCGACCGCGAGAACGCGACCGTCATCGTCAACGACGACGTGGCCGTCGAGAACTCCACCTACACCACCGGCCGGCGCGGCGTGGCCGGCACGCTGATCGTCGAGAAGATCGTCGGCGCCGCCGCCGAACGCGGTTTGAAGCTCGCCGAGCTGAAGGCGCTGGGCGACGCGGTCAACAAGTCCACCGCGTCGATGGGCGTGGCCCTGACCTCCTGCACCGTGCCGGCGGCCGGCAAGCCGACCTTCCAGATCGGCATCGACGAGATGGAGATGGGCGTGGGCATCCACGGCGAACCGGGCCGGCGCCGCGTCAAGCACACGACGGCCGACGAGATCGCCGAGGAGCTCACCGGTTCGATCCTCAAGGACCTGGCGCTCAAGCCGGGCCAGGAAGTCATCCTGCTCGTCAACGGCTTCGGCGGCACGCCGCTGCTCGAGCTCTACGTGATGGTGCATGCGGCGCGCAAGGTGCTGGCCGGCGCGGGCGTGAAGGTGGCGCGCTTCCTCACCGGCTCCTACGTCACCTCGCTGGAGATGGCCGGCTGCTCGATCACCGTCAGCGCGGCCGACAGCGCCACGCTGGCGCTGTGGGACGCGCCGGTGCACACTGCGGCCCTGCGCTGGGGCGTCTGA
- a CDS encoding carbohydrate ABC transporter permease, producing the protein MNSPTLAERAAQATPAPIARRMRGLSDRAIAWLFIAPTMLLLLAINIFPLIWTVRLSFTNFRANRPNAEVVSVGIDHYVSILTDPDIWGPMQATAHFLFWTITLQTLIGFTLAYLIDRKFRGHGFWTTLILIPMMLSPAVVGNFWAFLYQPQIGLFNYAVSFFTGIPPSSFEMLGSVKLAPWAIVIVDTWMWTPYVMLICLAGLRSIPDYIYEAAEVDRASAWRQFWSITLPMVLPFVMLAVLFRGIENFKMFDLVNLLTNGGPGSTTEVVSITLKREAFEKWRTGYSSALAIILFVAVFGLANIYVKALNAVKNR; encoded by the coding sequence ATGAACTCCCCAACGCTTGCCGAACGCGCCGCCCAGGCCACGCCCGCACCGATCGCCCGGCGCATGCGCGGCCTGTCGGACCGCGCCATCGCCTGGCTGTTCATCGCGCCGACGATGCTGCTGCTGCTGGCGATCAACATCTTTCCGTTGATCTGGACGGTGCGCCTGTCGTTCACCAACTTCCGCGCCAACCGGCCGAATGCGGAGGTCGTCTCGGTCGGCATCGACCATTACGTCTCGATCCTCACCGACCCCGACATCTGGGGGCCGATGCAGGCCACCGCGCATTTCCTGTTCTGGACGATCACGCTGCAGACGCTGATCGGCTTCACGCTGGCCTACCTGATCGACCGCAAGTTCCGTGGCCACGGCTTCTGGACCACGCTGATCCTCATCCCGATGATGCTGTCGCCGGCGGTGGTGGGCAACTTCTGGGCCTTCCTGTACCAGCCGCAGATCGGGCTGTTCAACTACGCGGTGAGCTTCTTCACCGGCATCCCGCCCTCGAGCTTCGAGATGCTCGGCTCGGTGAAGCTGGCCCCGTGGGCCATCGTCATCGTCGACACCTGGATGTGGACACCCTACGTGATGCTGATCTGCCTGGCCGGCCTGCGCAGCATCCCCGACTACATCTACGAGGCGGCCGAAGTCGACCGCGCCTCGGCCTGGCGCCAGTTCTGGAGCATCACGCTGCCGATGGTGCTGCCCTTCGTGATGCTGGCCGTGCTGTTCCGCGGCATCGAGAACTTCAAGATGTTCGACCTGGTGAACCTGCTGACCAACGGCGGCCCCGGGTCGACCACCGAGGTGGTGTCGATCACGCTCAAGCGCGAGGCCTTCGAGAAGTGGCGCACCGGCTACTCGTCGGCGCTGGCCATCATCCTGTTCGTCGCGGTGTTCGGCCTCGCGAACATCTACGTCAAGGCCCTCAACGCGGTGAAGAACCGCTGA
- a CDS encoding carbohydrate ABC transporter permease, producing the protein MSQGISTAHSVVEPTAMSKRIAMAVVVLYAFITLVPLLWILLTSIKSPPDSISYPPKVVFEPSIEGYCNLFTTRSRQTEEYIASLPPADSACEAIARKNSMVVVSRSNYLPRFANSLIIAIGSTILSVGLGVMAAYAFSRFKVPGKDDLMFFILSTRMMPPIAVAIPIYLMYRELGLSDTKLGMILLYSAVNVSLAVWLLKGFIDEIPREYEEAAMVDGYTRLQAFRKVVLPQATTGIVATAIFCLIFAWNEYAFAVLLTSGEAQTAPPFIPIIIGEGGQDWPAVAAGTMLFLIPILVFTVLLRKHLLRGITFGAVRK; encoded by the coding sequence ATGAGCCAAGGCATCAGCACCGCCCACTCGGTGGTCGAACCCACCGCCATGTCCAAGCGCATCGCCATGGCCGTGGTGGTGCTCTACGCATTCATCACGCTGGTACCGCTGCTGTGGATCTTGCTCACCAGCATCAAGAGCCCGCCGGACTCGATCAGCTACCCGCCCAAGGTGGTGTTCGAGCCGTCGATCGAGGGCTACTGCAACCTCTTCACCACGCGTTCGCGGCAGACCGAGGAGTACATCGCGAGCCTGCCGCCGGCCGACAGTGCCTGCGAGGCGATCGCGCGCAAGAACAGCATGGTGGTGGTCAGCCGCTCGAACTACCTGCCGCGCTTCGCCAACTCGCTGATCATCGCGATCGGCTCGACGATCCTGTCGGTCGGCCTGGGCGTGATGGCGGCGTATGCTTTCTCGCGCTTCAAGGTGCCGGGCAAGGACGACCTGATGTTCTTCATCCTGTCCACGCGCATGATGCCGCCCATCGCGGTGGCGATCCCGATCTACCTGATGTACCGCGAGCTCGGGCTGTCGGACACCAAGCTCGGCATGATCCTGCTCTACAGCGCGGTGAACGTGTCGCTGGCGGTGTGGCTGCTCAAGGGCTTCATCGACGAGATCCCGCGCGAGTACGAAGAGGCGGCGATGGTCGACGGCTACACGCGGCTGCAGGCCTTCCGCAAGGTGGTGCTGCCGCAGGCCACCACCGGCATCGTGGCCACGGCGATCTTCTGCCTCATCTTCGCGTGGAACGAGTACGCCTTCGCGGTGCTGCTGACCAGCGGCGAGGCGCAGACGGCGCCGCCCTTCATCCCGATCATCATCGGCGAGGGCGGCCAGGACTGGCCGGCAGTGGCGGCGGGCACGATGCTGTTCCTGATCCCCATCCTCGTGTTCACGGTGCTGCTGCGCAAGCACCTGCTGCGCGGCATCACTTTCGGGGCGGTGCGCAAATGA
- a CDS encoding quinone oxidoreductase, producing the protein MPQTVKAIRVAAYGGPEAMQLDEIAVGEPGPGEIRIRHHACGLNFIDVYQRTGLYANPLPLALGMEGAGVVEAVGEGVTHLKAGDRAAYASQPPGAYSEARVMPAKCVVKLPDAISFETGAAMMLKGLTVQYLLKKTLPQGGLQAGDFVLFHAAAGGVGLIACQWAKALGLQLIGTAGSDEKCKLALEHGAAFAINYQKEDFVERVKQITGGQGLKVVYDSVGKDTFVRSFDCLRPFGLAANFGNASGKVPPIDLGLLAAKGSIYVSRPTLFTHIATREATQAMADDLFSVVLSGAVKIRIDQRYALADAAQAHRDLEARKTTGCSVLLP; encoded by the coding sequence ATGCCCCAGACCGTGAAAGCCATCCGCGTTGCCGCCTACGGCGGCCCCGAAGCCATGCAGCTCGACGAGATCGCGGTGGGCGAGCCGGGCCCCGGCGAGATCCGCATCCGCCACCACGCCTGCGGGCTGAACTTCATCGACGTCTACCAGCGCACCGGCCTGTACGCCAACCCGCTGCCGCTGGCGCTGGGCATGGAAGGCGCCGGCGTCGTCGAAGCGGTGGGCGAGGGCGTGACGCACCTGAAGGCCGGCGACCGCGCCGCCTACGCCAGCCAGCCGCCGGGTGCCTACAGCGAGGCACGGGTGATGCCGGCCAAGTGCGTGGTGAAGCTGCCCGACGCGATCTCGTTCGAGACGGGCGCGGCGATGATGCTCAAGGGCCTGACGGTGCAGTACCTGCTGAAGAAAACGCTGCCGCAGGGCGGATTGCAGGCCGGCGACTTCGTGCTCTTCCATGCCGCCGCCGGCGGGGTCGGCCTGATCGCCTGCCAATGGGCCAAGGCGCTCGGCCTGCAACTGATCGGCACGGCCGGCAGCGACGAGAAGTGCAAGCTCGCACTGGAGCACGGCGCGGCCTTCGCGATCAACTACCAGAAGGAAGACTTCGTCGAGCGCGTCAAGCAGATCACCGGCGGCCAGGGCCTGAAGGTGGTCTACGACTCGGTGGGCAAGGACACCTTCGTGCGCTCCTTCGACTGCCTGCGGCCCTTCGGCCTGGCGGCGAACTTCGGCAACGCCTCGGGCAAGGTGCCGCCGATCGATCTGGGCCTGCTCGCCGCCAAGGGTTCGATCTACGTGTCGCGGCCGACGCTGTTCACGCACATCGCCACGCGCGAGGCGACGCAGGCGATGGCCGACGACCTGTTCTCGGTGGTGCTCAGCGGAGCGGTGAAGATCCGCATCGACCAGCGTTATGCGCTGGCCGATGCAGCGCAGGCGCACCGCGACCTGGAAGCGCGCAAGACGACTGGGTGCAGCGTGCTGCTGCCCTGA
- a CDS encoding ABC transporter ATP-binding protein produces the protein MAEIRVQNLHKAFADFTAVKDSSFTVQDGEFFCLLGPSGCGKTTTLRMIAGLELPTSGQIFLGNEDVTFKRASHRDIAFVFQLFALYPHLNVRRNIAFPLVSQGVPRGEIAAKVAEAARVLRIEHLLDKPVSGLSSGDRQRVALGRAIVRQPMAFMMDEPLGALDSEFRELMCQELRGLHDRLKATTVYVTHDQLEAMSMADTIAIMNQGVIEQLGAPQEVYDRPASVFVADFIGSPSMNFLPFEGGYSAGARQVRLGEALVAAPELREDAPAQKLLYGVRPEHVRFSADSAVRAEVLGTEYLGTSQIVTCQTAQGTLLRARVGTDVPAQRGDHVGLAFDAAQVSLFDAAGGRALRTVRHEAASPTRASRSQAVAGAAHG, from the coding sequence ATGGCTGAGATCCGCGTCCAGAACCTGCACAAGGCCTTCGCCGACTTCACCGCGGTGAAGGACTCGAGCTTCACCGTCCAGGACGGTGAGTTCTTCTGCCTGCTCGGCCCCTCGGGCTGCGGCAAGACGACCACGCTGCGCATGATCGCCGGGCTGGAGTTGCCGACCTCCGGGCAGATCTTCCTCGGCAACGAGGACGTGACCTTCAAGCGCGCCTCGCACCGCGACATCGCCTTCGTGTTCCAGCTCTTCGCGCTCTACCCGCACCTGAACGTGCGGCGCAACATCGCCTTCCCGCTCGTCTCGCAAGGCGTGCCGCGCGGCGAGATCGCTGCCAAGGTGGCCGAGGCCGCGCGCGTGCTGCGCATCGAGCACCTGCTCGACAAGCCGGTGTCGGGCCTGTCCAGCGGCGACCGCCAGCGCGTCGCCCTGGGTCGCGCGATCGTGCGCCAGCCAATGGCCTTCATGATGGACGAGCCACTGGGCGCGCTCGACTCGGAGTTCCGCGAGCTGATGTGCCAGGAGCTGCGCGGCCTGCACGACCGGCTGAAGGCCACCACGGTGTACGTGACGCACGACCAGCTCGAGGCCATGTCGATGGCCGACACCATCGCCATCATGAACCAGGGCGTGATCGAGCAGCTCGGCGCGCCGCAGGAGGTCTACGACCGGCCGGCCAGCGTGTTCGTGGCCGATTTCATCGGCTCGCCGTCGATGAACTTCCTGCCATTCGAGGGCGGTTACTCCGCCGGCGCGCGCCAGGTGCGTCTGGGCGAGGCGCTGGTGGCCGCGCCCGAACTGCGCGAGGACGCGCCCGCGCAGAAGCTGCTCTACGGCGTGCGGCCGGAGCACGTGCGCTTCAGCGCCGACTCGGCCGTGCGCGCCGAGGTGCTGGGCACCGAGTATCTCGGCACCAGCCAGATCGTCACCTGCCAGACGGCGCAGGGCACGCTGCTGCGCGCTCGCGTCGGCACCGACGTGCCGGCGCAGCGTGGCGACCATGTCGGCCTGGCCTTCGACGCCGCGCAGGTGTCGCTGTTCGACGCCGCCGGTGGCCGCGCTCTGCGCACGGTGCGCCACGAGGCGGCCTCGCCGACTCGTGCCTCGCGTTCGCAGGCCGTCGCCGGAGCCGCTCATGGCTGA
- a CDS encoding amidohydrolase family protein, whose translation MKTLIRNCVVWDGSGAAPFSAEVLVEGERIARVAKGTTALSADGAQVIDGQGMTLMPGLVEGHAHLSFCGAQRNTDLGDIPPEEHTIATLHNAKTLLDAGFTSAYSAASAKLRLDVVVRNEVDAGRSPGPRIRAASPEITVTGGLGDENRLHMNRDSFGIVADGPDAIARAVRTCIREGVDNIKLNISGDDFVPAKGGMTVMREEEVRIACEVAHDFGRRVASHSRASNAVKRAVQCGVDVIYHCEMADSEALDLLEAARDRIFVGPAIGLIHNTLYEAEAFGITRAMAQDLGMERCLESSQRTYEQMRRRGIRVVIGGDYGFAWTPQGTNARDIEHFVKLFGYSPSEALQCATRIGGELMGLDTGLVQEGRLADLLLVDGDPLRDVRVLQDAQRLCLIMKNGAVHKIAPALSR comes from the coding sequence ATGAAGACGCTGATCCGCAATTGCGTGGTCTGGGATGGCAGTGGCGCTGCGCCCTTTTCAGCGGAGGTCCTGGTCGAGGGCGAACGCATCGCCCGGGTCGCCAAGGGCACGACAGCGCTGTCGGCCGACGGCGCGCAGGTCATCGATGGCCAGGGCATGACGCTGATGCCCGGCCTCGTCGAAGGCCACGCTCACCTGTCCTTCTGCGGCGCGCAGCGCAACACCGACCTCGGCGACATCCCGCCCGAGGAACACACGATCGCGACGCTGCACAACGCGAAGACGCTGCTCGACGCCGGCTTCACCAGCGCCTACAGCGCGGCCAGCGCCAAGCTGCGACTCGATGTGGTGGTGCGCAACGAGGTCGACGCAGGCCGCAGCCCCGGCCCCCGCATCCGCGCCGCGAGCCCGGAGATCACGGTCACCGGCGGCCTCGGCGACGAGAACCGCCTTCACATGAATCGCGACAGCTTCGGCATCGTCGCCGACGGGCCCGACGCCATCGCGCGCGCGGTGCGCACCTGCATCCGCGAAGGCGTGGACAACATCAAGCTGAACATCTCCGGCGACGACTTCGTGCCCGCCAAGGGCGGCATGACGGTGATGCGCGAGGAGGAGGTGCGCATCGCCTGCGAGGTGGCGCACGACTTCGGCCGCCGCGTCGCCTCGCACTCGCGCGCCTCGAACGCCGTCAAGCGCGCGGTGCAGTGCGGCGTCGACGTGATCTACCACTGCGAGATGGCCGACAGCGAGGCGCTCGACCTGCTCGAGGCTGCGCGCGACCGCATCTTCGTTGGGCCGGCGATCGGGCTGATCCACAACACGCTGTACGAGGCTGAAGCTTTCGGCATCACGCGCGCGATGGCGCAGGACCTGGGCATGGAGCGCTGCCTGGAGAGCTCGCAGCGCACCTACGAGCAGATGCGCCGACGTGGCATCCGCGTCGTCATCGGCGGCGACTACGGCTTCGCCTGGACACCCCAGGGCACCAACGCGCGCGACATCGAGCACTTCGTCAAGCTGTTCGGCTACTCGCCAAGCGAGGCGTTGCAGTGCGCCACCCGCATCGGCGGCGAACTGATGGGGCTGGACACGGGGCTGGTGCAGGAGGGTCGCCTCGCCGACTTGCTGCTGGTCGACGGCGACCCGCTGCGCGACGTGCGCGTGCTGCAGGATGCGCAGCGCCTGTGCCTGATCATGAAGAACGGGGCGGTGCACAAGATCGCCCCCGCGCTGTCAAGGTAA
- a CDS encoding ABC transporter substrate-binding protein: MTSFLRKLPALSTLAAAALLGLGSTAAQAQDKTITLCWAAWDPANALVELSKDFTAKTGVKMKFEFVPWPNFADRMLNELNSKGKLCDLIIGDSQWIGGAAESGHYVKLNDFFAKEGIKITDFAPATVTGYAEWPKGTPNYWALPAMGDALGWTYRKDWFAKPELRAEFKKKHNRELEAPKTWTEFKQVAEFFSGRQIDGKKVYGTYLFTERGSEGITMGVSNVLYPMGFKYQDPKKPYSMDGFVNGPDAIKGLEFYKSLYKCCTPPGLTNSYMGEGLDAFKSGQVAMMMNWFAFFPGLYKDPNVGGEKIGFFVNPSDKGKGSQLGGQGISVVAYSPNRNEALSYIKWFATLDVQKKWWSLGGYSCHKGVLNDAGFKKSAPFASEFLTAMDQVVDFWAEPSYAQLMLAEQKRIHDFVVADKGTAKEALDGLAADWKKVFKEDGKLK; this comes from the coding sequence ATGACATCGTTTCTGAGGAAGCTGCCCGCGCTGTCGACGCTGGCTGCCGCCGCCCTGCTCGGGCTGGGCAGCACCGCCGCTCAGGCGCAGGACAAGACCATCACCCTGTGCTGGGCCGCCTGGGATCCGGCGAACGCGCTGGTCGAACTGTCCAAGGACTTCACCGCCAAGACCGGCGTGAAGATGAAGTTCGAGTTCGTGCCCTGGCCGAACTTCGCCGACCGCATGCTCAACGAGCTCAACAGCAAGGGCAAGCTGTGCGACCTGATCATCGGCGACAGCCAGTGGATCGGCGGCGCGGCCGAGAGCGGCCACTACGTGAAGCTGAATGACTTCTTCGCCAAGGAAGGCATCAAGATCACCGACTTCGCCCCGGCGACGGTGACCGGCTACGCCGAGTGGCCCAAGGGCACGCCGAACTACTGGGCGCTGCCGGCCATGGGCGACGCACTGGGCTGGACGTACCGCAAGGATTGGTTCGCCAAGCCCGAGCTGCGCGCCGAGTTCAAGAAGAAGCACAACCGCGAGCTGGAGGCGCCCAAGACCTGGACCGAGTTCAAGCAGGTGGCCGAGTTCTTCTCGGGCCGCCAGATCGACGGCAAGAAGGTCTACGGCACCTACCTCTTCACCGAGCGCGGCTCCGAAGGCATCACCATGGGCGTGAGCAACGTGCTCTACCCGATGGGGTTCAAGTACCAGGATCCGAAGAAGCCGTACTCGATGGACGGGTTCGTCAACGGGCCGGACGCGATCAAGGGCCTGGAGTTCTACAAGTCGCTCTACAAGTGCTGCACGCCCCCGGGGCTGACCAACTCGTACATGGGCGAGGGCCTGGACGCGTTCAAGAGCGGCCAGGTGGCGATGATGATGAACTGGTTCGCCTTCTTCCCGGGCCTGTACAAGGACCCGAACGTCGGCGGCGAGAAGATCGGCTTCTTCGTCAACCCGTCGGACAAGGGCAAGGGCTCGCAGCTCGGCGGCCAGGGCATCTCGGTGGTGGCGTACTCACCCAACCGCAACGAGGCGCTCTCGTACATCAAGTGGTTCGCCACGCTGGACGTGCAGAAGAAGTGGTGGTCGCTGGGTGGCTACTCCTGCCACAAGGGCGTGCTCAACGACGCCGGCTTCAAGAAGAGCGCACCGTTCGCGTCGGAGTTCCTCACCGCGATGGACCAGGTGGTCGACTTCTGGGCCGAGCCGAGCTATGCGCAGCTGATGCTGGCCGAGCAGAAGCGCATCCATGACTTCGTGGTGGCCGACAAGGGTACGGCGAAGGAAGCGCTCGATGGCCTCGCGGCCGACTGGAAGAAGGTCTTCAAGGAGGATGGGAAGCTGAAGTAA
- a CDS encoding LacI family DNA-binding transcriptional regulator yields MSATATIADIAARAGVGTATVDRVLNKRPGVNAETVQRVLQVVAELGSPPQRGRPRKGANFRFAFVLPAEPSPFVELVDRLIAQAAGEFRHQHITEVTHRLATTDAVQFSAELAQLADCDAVAVMAPDLPPVKLAINELVRTGVHVVTLFSDVAGSMRETHIGADNRAAGRTAGLLLGRMAAGSRDTLLLSSQATRLSAEIERRIGFAQVVEERFPKLKVLRTPDLPADDAGASRALLRFLRGKGVDVGRVAGIYNVGSGSAGVARALESLALTGTVGVVAHDFTDEHRALLGNNGLAYVLHQDIHYCISTAARVLRALCENVRGALNVVQPRVEILTAENLH; encoded by the coding sequence ATGTCCGCCACCGCCACCATCGCCGACATCGCCGCCCGCGCGGGCGTCGGCACGGCCACGGTGGACCGTGTGCTCAACAAGCGCCCGGGCGTCAATGCCGAGACGGTGCAGCGCGTCCTGCAGGTGGTGGCCGAGCTGGGCTCGCCGCCGCAGCGCGGCCGGCCGCGCAAGGGCGCGAACTTCCGCTTCGCCTTCGTGCTGCCGGCCGAACCTTCGCCCTTCGTCGAGCTCGTCGACCGGCTCATCGCGCAGGCCGCCGGCGAGTTCCGCCATCAGCACATCACCGAGGTCACGCACCGGCTGGCCACCACCGACGCGGTGCAGTTCTCCGCCGAGCTCGCACAGCTGGCCGATTGCGACGCGGTGGCCGTGATGGCGCCCGACCTGCCCCCGGTGAAGCTGGCGATCAACGAGCTGGTGCGCACCGGCGTGCACGTGGTCACCTTGTTCAGCGACGTGGCCGGCTCGATGCGCGAGACGCACATCGGCGCCGACAATCGCGCGGCCGGCCGCACCGCCGGGCTGCTGCTCGGCCGCATGGCCGCCGGATCGCGCGACACCCTGCTGCTGAGCTCGCAGGCCACGCGGCTGTCGGCCGAGATCGAGCGGCGCATCGGCTTCGCCCAGGTGGTGGAAGAGCGCTTCCCGAAGCTCAAAGTGCTGCGCACCCCTGACCTGCCCGCCGACGACGCTGGCGCCAGCCGGGCGCTGCTGCGCTTCCTGCGCGGCAAGGGCGTCGACGTGGGGCGCGTGGCCGGCATCTACAACGTGGGATCGGGCAGCGCCGGCGTGGCGCGTGCCCTCGAGAGCCTGGCGCTCACGGGCACGGTCGGCGTCGTCGCGCACGACTTCACCGACGAGCACCGCGCGCTGCTGGGCAACAACGGCCTGGCGTACGTGCTGCACCAGGACATCCACTACTGCATCTCCACCGCCGCGCGTGTGCTGCGCGCGTTGTGCGAGAACGTGCGCGGGGCACTCAACGTGGTGCAGCCGCGCGTCGAGATCCTGACGGCCGAAAACCTGCACTGA
- a CDS encoding ABC transporter ATP-binding protein encodes MADLLLKGISKRFGEVQAVGDLNLEVASGEFIVLLGPSGAGKTTTLRLAAGLERPDAGSVHIGGHDMTTLAPALRDVTFVFQQYSLYPHLNVFDNLAFPLRSPMRRIPEDEVRRKVTEVAKMLRIDDKLANPATKLSGGQMQRVAIGRALVREPAVTLMDEPLSSLDAKLRNDLRLELKRIQQDLGATLLYVTHDQTEAMTLATRIGVLEKGRLVQVGTPQQIYQDPVSAYVAARLGAPRINLLPRDAIGTLPAPAAATTVGVRPDGTRLAPANGHDRGHAQALVRRIEHLGDQTHVHVALGGGRSDVELVTLCHDASGLEPGGAVSVEFSAPLFFDADGQRIPGVS; translated from the coding sequence ATGGCTGACCTGCTGCTCAAGGGCATCTCCAAGCGCTTCGGTGAGGTGCAGGCCGTAGGAGATTTGAATCTCGAGGTCGCCTCGGGAGAATTCATCGTGCTGCTCGGCCCCAGCGGTGCGGGCAAGACCACCACGCTGCGTCTGGCCGCCGGCCTCGAGCGGCCCGATGCCGGCTCGGTACACATCGGTGGCCACGACATGACCACGCTCGCGCCGGCGTTGCGCGACGTCACTTTCGTGTTCCAGCAGTACTCGCTCTACCCGCACCTGAACGTGTTCGACAACCTCGCCTTCCCGCTGCGCTCGCCGATGCGCCGCATTCCGGAAGACGAAGTGCGGCGCAAGGTCACCGAGGTGGCGAAGATGCTGCGCATCGACGACAAGCTGGCCAACCCGGCCACGAAATTGTCCGGCGGGCAGATGCAGCGTGTGGCGATTGGCCGCGCGCTGGTGCGCGAGCCCGCCGTCACGCTGATGGACGAGCCGCTGTCGTCGCTGGACGCCAAGCTGCGCAACGACCTGCGCCTGGAGCTCAAGCGCATCCAGCAGGACCTGGGCGCCACGCTGCTCTACGTCACGCACGACCAGACCGAGGCGATGACCTTGGCCACGCGCATCGGCGTGCTCGAGAAGGGGCGGCTGGTGCAGGTGGGCACGCCACAGCAGATCTACCAGGACCCGGTGAGCGCCTACGTGGCCGCGCGCCTGGGCGCGCCGCGCATCAACCTGCTGCCGCGCGACGCCATCGGCACCCTGCCCGCCCCCGCCGCGGCGACCACCGTGGGCGTGCGTCCCGACGGCACGCGCCTGGCGCCCGCCAACGGCCACGACCGCGGCCACGCGCAGGCGCTGGTGCGGCGCATCGAGCACCTGGGCGACCAGACGCACGTGCACGTGGCGCTGGGTGGCGGCCGCAGCGACGTCGAGCTCGTCACCCTGTGCCACGACGCCAGCGGCCTGGAGCCCGGCGGCGCGGTGTCGGTGGAGTTCAGTGCCCCGCTGTTCTTCGACGCTGACGGACAGCGCATTCCCGGAGTCTCATGA
- the dhaL gene encoding dihydroxyacetone kinase subunit DhaL, which yields MDLKRTLQACTQVLVDHVEELTELDSAIGDGDHGLNMRRGALAIQAKMADLETKSLNDALKAMGMTCMSTVGGSSGPVFGTLMVTLGKELPAQPASADVARALAAGIAALSKLGKVEVGQKTLLDVLDPVQKVLAAGGGDLVARVRQCALDSAQATAQMDAIKGRASFLGDRALGHVDPGSRSMALIISTLCDTL from the coding sequence ATGGACCTGAAACGAACCCTGCAGGCCTGCACGCAGGTGCTGGTCGACCACGTGGAGGAGCTCACCGAGCTCGACTCGGCCATCGGCGATGGCGACCACGGCCTGAACATGCGCCGCGGCGCGCTGGCCATCCAGGCCAAGATGGCCGATCTGGAAACGAAGAGCCTGAACGATGCGCTGAAGGCCATGGGCATGACCTGCATGTCCACCGTGGGCGGGTCGTCCGGGCCGGTGTTCGGCACGCTGATGGTCACGCTCGGCAAGGAGCTGCCTGCGCAACCGGCGTCCGCCGACGTGGCGCGCGCGCTGGCCGCCGGCATCGCCGCGCTCAGCAAGCTCGGTAAGGTCGAGGTCGGCCAGAAGACGCTGCTCGACGTGCTCGACCCGGTGCAGAAGGTGCTCGCGGCCGGTGGTGGCGATCTGGTCGCCCGCGTGCGCCAGTGCGCGCTCGACAGCGCGCAGGCCACCGCGCAGATGGACGCGATCAAGGGCCGCGCGTCCTTTCTCGGCGACCGCGCGCTCGGCCACGTGGACCCGGGCTCGCGCTCGATGGCCTTGATCATCTCCACCCTGTGTGACACGCTCTGA